From Streptomyces qinzhouensis, one genomic window encodes:
- a CDS encoding chorismate mutase, with protein sequence MSAVSTTTATTAAPNAPQTPAEITGARTPEAVELITGARERIDALDDRIIGLIQERMAISAVIQNARVASGGRRVSLSREMDVLTHFRDALGKPGTTLALTILELCRGRV encoded by the coding sequence GTGTCCGCCGTTTCCACCACCACCGCCACCACCGCCGCCCCCAACGCCCCGCAGACCCCCGCCGAGATCACCGGTGCCCGCACCCCGGAGGCGGTGGAGCTGATCACCGGCGCCCGGGAGCGGATCGACGCGCTCGACGACCGGATCATCGGTCTGATCCAGGAACGGATGGCGATCTCCGCCGTCATCCAGAACGCCCGGGTCGCCTCCGGCGGCCGCCGGGTCAGCCTCTCCCGCGAGATGGATGTCCTCACCCACTTCCGGGATGCGCTCGGCAAGCCCGGGACGACGCTCGCGCTGACGATCCTGGAGCTGTGCCGCGGCCGGGTCTGA